In Deltaproteobacteria bacterium, the following proteins share a genomic window:
- the lon gene encoding endopeptidase La, producing MILPLFVGRDVSTHAIETAIEGDRLLALVTQRDPEVEDPGPEDLHSIGVVGMIMRMMRLPDGRLKVLVQGLSKIRVTQYLRTEPHIDVAVEPVEAESGEEWTVEVEALVRSVREKLDELLPLRHLPPEVLTATANIDDPGRLADLAASNLRLRIEEAQEILEIIDPVRRLRKIDALLRRELAVSSVQAEIQGAAREEISRYQREQFLREQMRQIQDELGEGAERKSDQDELRQRIAAAGMNDEARAEAERQLDRLSRMHPDSSETQVIRTYLEWISELPWAKTSDDDLELAHAREVLERDHAYLNRVKERILEFLAVHKLRGTTAGKGPILCLVGPPGVGKTSLGRSIAQAMGRSFVRMSLGGMRDEAEIRGHRRTYVGALPGRIIQGMRTAGTSNPVFLLDEIDKIGADYRGDPAAALLEVLDPEQNHTFRDHYLNVPYDLSKTLFIATANLIDPIPRPLLDRMEMIRLPGYTPEEKSVIAQRYLLPRQIEECGLTPERVQISRAAVREVISGYTQEAGVRGLERELGRMLRKVARRIAEGEVKQVSITLRTLRAQLGPPPLLGESIPRAAEAGLARGLAWTEAGGEVLVVEATSVRGRGLIMTGQLGDVMKESGQAALSYVRWRGAELGIAEALAKNEIHVHVPAGATPKDGPSAGITLATALVSLLTGIPVRADVAMTGEVTLRGRVLPVGGVREKALAALRRGIRTVILPEANRHDLEEIPEELARKLEFHFVRTMDEVLELALAEPLHHKRRLRRPATRPTTAIART from the coding sequence ATGATCCTGCCGCTCTTCGTGGGGCGGGACGTGTCGACGCACGCGATCGAGACCGCGATCGAGGGAGATCGCCTGCTGGCGCTGGTGACCCAGCGCGATCCCGAAGTCGAGGATCCCGGGCCCGAGGATCTCCATTCGATCGGCGTGGTCGGAATGATCATGCGGATGATGCGCCTGCCCGACGGCCGGCTGAAGGTGCTCGTGCAGGGTCTCTCGAAGATCCGCGTGACTCAGTACCTGCGCACCGAGCCGCACATCGACGTCGCGGTCGAGCCGGTCGAGGCCGAGTCCGGCGAGGAGTGGACGGTCGAGGTCGAGGCGCTGGTGCGGAGCGTGCGCGAGAAGCTCGACGAGCTGCTGCCGCTGCGCCATCTGCCGCCCGAGGTCCTGACCGCGACCGCGAACATCGACGACCCGGGCCGGCTCGCCGACCTGGCGGCCTCGAACCTGCGGCTGCGGATCGAGGAGGCCCAGGAGATCCTCGAGATCATCGATCCGGTGCGACGGCTGCGGAAGATCGACGCGCTGCTGCGCCGCGAGCTCGCGGTCAGCTCCGTGCAGGCGGAGATCCAGGGCGCGGCCCGCGAGGAGATCTCGCGCTATCAACGCGAGCAGTTCCTGCGCGAACAGATGCGCCAGATCCAGGACGAGCTCGGCGAGGGCGCCGAGCGCAAGTCCGATCAGGACGAGCTGCGCCAGCGGATCGCGGCGGCCGGCATGAACGACGAGGCGCGCGCCGAGGCGGAGCGCCAGCTCGATCGACTCTCGCGCATGCACCCGGACTCGTCCGAGACACAGGTGATCCGCACCTATCTGGAGTGGATCAGCGAGCTGCCCTGGGCGAAGACGTCGGACGACGACCTCGAGCTCGCGCACGCGCGCGAGGTGCTCGAGCGCGACCACGCGTACCTGAACCGCGTGAAGGAGCGCATCCTCGAATTCCTGGCCGTGCACAAGCTGCGCGGAACCACCGCGGGCAAGGGGCCGATCCTGTGCCTGGTCGGCCCACCGGGCGTGGGCAAGACCTCGCTCGGGCGCTCGATCGCGCAGGCGATGGGCCGCAGCTTCGTGCGCATGTCGCTTGGCGGAATGCGCGACGAGGCGGAGATCCGCGGGCACCGGCGCACCTACGTCGGCGCGCTTCCGGGTCGGATCATCCAGGGCATGCGCACCGCGGGCACGAGCAACCCCGTCTTCCTGCTCGACGAGATCGACAAGATCGGCGCCGACTACCGCGGCGATCCCGCGGCCGCGCTGCTCGAAGTGCTCGACCCGGAGCAGAACCACACCTTCCGCGACCACTACCTGAACGTCCCCTACGATCTTTCGAAGACGCTCTTCATCGCCACCGCGAACCTGATCGATCCGATTCCCCGCCCGCTGCTCGACCGCATGGAGATGATCCGGCTGCCGGGCTACACGCCGGAGGAGAAGAGCGTGATCGCACAGCGCTACCTGCTGCCGCGGCAGATCGAGGAGTGTGGACTCACGCCCGAGCGCGTGCAGATCTCGCGCGCGGCCGTGCGCGAGGTGATCTCGGGCTACACGCAGGAGGCCGGCGTGCGCGGGCTCGAGCGCGAGCTCGGCCGCATGCTGCGCAAGGTCGCCCGCCGCATCGCAGAGGGCGAGGTGAAGCAGGTCTCGATCACGCTTCGCACGCTTCGCGCCCAGCTCGGGCCGCCGCCGCTTCTCGGCGAGTCGATTCCGCGCGCGGCAGAGGCGGGCCTCGCGCGCGGCCTGGCCTGGACCGAGGCGGGCGGCGAGGTGCTGGTGGTCGAGGCGACCAGCGTGCGCGGCCGCGGGCTGATCATGACCGGCCAGCTCGGCGACGTGATGAAGGAGTCGGGTCAGGCGGCGCTCTCCTACGTGCGCTGGCGCGGGGCCGAGCTCGGCATCGCCGAGGCGCTGGCGAAGAACGAGATCCACGTGCACGTGCCCGCCGGCGCGACGCCGAAGGACGGCCCGTCCGCGGGAATCACGCTGGCGACCGCGCTGGTCTCGCTGCTCACCGGAATTCCCGTTCGCGCCGACGTCGCGATGACCGGCGAGGTCACGCTTCGCGGCCGCGTGCTGCCGGTCGGCGGCGTGCGCGAGAAGGCGCTCGCCGCGCTTCGCCGCGGCATCCGCACCGTGATCCTGCCCGAGGCCAACCGGCACGACCTCGAGGAGATCCCGGAGGAGCTCGCGCGGAAGCTCGAATTCCACTTCGTGCGCACCATGGACGAAGTCCTCGAGCTCGCCCTCGCCGAGCCCCTCCACCACAAGCGCCGCCTCCGCCGCCCCGCCACCCGCCCCACCACCGCCATCGCCAGGACCTGA
- the thiL gene encoding thiamine-phosphate kinase has translation MPLRAHHGRSPRARPRRAPPPQAPPPPPRHPPHHRHRQDLTNLPLLSPSFSLLTRKTCPASAAAPASTRRVEGPPEGTPEETRRGRRGRPDASFQVRSETHEAPWDYDRPVDLATLGEFGLIEAIRRRARVDRRVWRLGIGDDAAILRARPREDLVLTTDALVEGVHFRWSTTDAVSLGAKSLAVNLSDVGAMGANALGCLLTLGVPPGVDPAHLDGFLAGLLRLAHASHCPLIGGDTVSSPLWLISVTVVGSVARGRALLRSGARPGDRIFVTGELGGASAGLALLSRGGPSSASERRLVARQIRPRPPFRAGAALVRARLSRAGIDVSDGLAQDLGHVANESGVAAHVDVARVPLARGLTAAASRLGLDPLALALAGGEDYELLFFAPPRAGTAAALSRKLGCRVTEIGVIARGSGVHFARDGSDYRLESAGFQHFKPARANSEK, from the coding sequence ATTCCACTTCGTGCGCACCATGGACGAAGTCCTCGAGCTCGCCCTCGCCGAGCCCCTCCACCACAAGCGCCGCCTCCGCCGCCCCGCCACCCGCCCCACCACCGCCATCGCCAGGACCTGACCAACCTCCCACTGCTTTCTCCCTCTTTCTCTCTCCTCACGCGAAAGACGTGCCCCGCCTCGGCGGCCGCGCCGGCGTCGACGAGGAGGGTCGAGGGTCCTCCCGAGGGGACCCCCGAGGAGACCCGGCGCGGCCGACGAGGCCGCCCGGACGCCTCGTTCCAAGTCCGGTCCGAGACGCACGAAGCCCCCTGGGACTACGATCGCCCCGTGGACCTTGCGACCCTCGGCGAGTTCGGCCTGATCGAAGCGATCCGCCGCCGCGCGCGCGTCGACCGCCGCGTCTGGCGGCTCGGCATCGGCGACGACGCGGCGATCCTGCGCGCGCGACCGCGCGAGGACCTGGTGCTGACCACGGATGCGCTCGTCGAGGGCGTGCACTTTCGCTGGAGCACCACCGACGCCGTCTCGCTGGGAGCGAAGTCGCTCGCCGTGAACCTGTCGGACGTGGGCGCGATGGGCGCGAATGCGCTCGGCTGTCTGCTCACGCTCGGGGTTCCGCCGGGCGTCGACCCGGCGCATCTCGACGGATTTCTCGCCGGACTTCTGCGCCTCGCGCACGCGAGTCACTGCCCGCTCATCGGGGGCGACACCGTGAGCTCGCCGCTCTGGCTGATCAGCGTGACCGTGGTCGGCTCGGTCGCGCGGGGTCGCGCGCTGCTGCGCTCGGGCGCGCGGCCGGGGGATCGCATCTTCGTCACCGGCGAGCTCGGCGGCGCGTCCGCCGGCCTCGCGCTCCTGTCGCGCGGCGGCCCGTCGAGCGCGAGCGAGCGGCGTCTCGTGGCCCGACAGATCCGTCCACGACCGCCGTTTCGCGCCGGCGCGGCGCTCGTGCGCGCGAGACTCTCGCGCGCAGGCATCGACGTCTCGGACGGTCTCGCCCAGGATCTCGGCCACGTAGCAAACGAGAGCGGCGTGGCCGCGCACGTCGACGTCGCGCGCGTTCCGCTGGCGCGCGGCCTGACCGCGGCGGCCTCCCGGCTCGGCCTCGATCCGCTCGCGCTCGCGCTCGCGGGCGGCGAGGACTACGAGCTGCTCTTCTTCGCGCCGCCGCGCGCCGGAACGGCCGCGGCGCTGTCCCGCAAGCTCGGTTGCCGGGTGACCGAGATCGGTGTCATCGCCCGCGGCTCCGGTGTGCACTTCGCGCGCGACGGAAGCGATTACCGGCTCGAAAGCGCCGGCTTCCAGCACTTCAAGCCCGCCCGAGCAAACTCCGAGAAGTAG
- a CDS encoding methyl-accepting chemotaxis protein: MRFDLSQKLVLGFTMAIAIGAGITPALHWLGVPSWGAFFVVMLAGIGLGWIYAGQITANFRTLRACTERISRGDLLAEIDIEAGRRFPDETVDLARSIGGMLQKLRELVDHIQRAAEDVAQSSRDVATSSPRVNSTSHALGATMETVSSSAGQQQRDVEQIRARIHEIADSLRANADAARRASSLTSEASQRATAGVEVSRLSQAKMQSLFERIEQAGHRVESFEGKIHSVHRVTEMISSVVEKTHLLSLNASIEAARAGDAGRGFSVVAEEIRKLAESAGSSAEQIEDLIRELEEESKRIAQATLAMRDDVRGGRQDLEAIFVALEKVQGAVTEASNRAEDIFQKAGSQAADSERMVGDVERVAAVVGQNAKAMNEMRGGLGAQTRTMEQMVREAARLSDMSVQLGEVARRFRTR; encoded by the coding sequence TTGCGGTTCGACCTCTCGCAGAAGCTCGTGCTCGGCTTCACCATGGCGATCGCCATCGGCGCCGGGATCACTCCGGCGCTGCACTGGCTCGGCGTGCCGAGCTGGGGCGCGTTCTTCGTCGTGATGCTGGCCGGGATCGGCCTCGGCTGGATCTATGCCGGGCAGATCACCGCGAACTTCCGCACGCTTCGCGCCTGCACAGAGCGGATCAGCCGCGGCGACCTTTTGGCCGAGATCGACATCGAGGCCGGCCGCCGCTTCCCGGACGAGACCGTCGACCTGGCGCGCTCGATCGGCGGCATGCTGCAGAAGCTCCGCGAGCTCGTCGATCACATCCAGCGCGCCGCCGAAGACGTGGCGCAGTCCTCGCGCGACGTCGCGACCTCGTCGCCCCGCGTGAACAGCACCAGCCACGCGCTCGGCGCGACCATGGAGACCGTCTCGTCGAGCGCGGGCCAGCAGCAGCGCGACGTCGAGCAGATCCGCGCGCGCATCCACGAGATCGCCGATTCGCTTCGCGCCAACGCCGACGCCGCGCGCCGCGCCTCGTCGCTCACCAGCGAGGCCAGCCAGCGCGCGACCGCGGGCGTCGAGGTCTCGCGGCTCTCGCAGGCGAAGATGCAGAGCCTGTTCGAGCGGATCGAGCAGGCCGGACACCGCGTGGAGAGCTTCGAGGGCAAGATCCACTCGGTGCACCGCGTCACCGAGATGATCTCGAGCGTCGTCGAGAAGACGCACCTGCTCTCGCTGAACGCCTCGATCGAGGCGGCGCGCGCGGGCGACGCGGGGCGCGGCTTCTCGGTGGTCGCGGAGGAGATCCGCAAGCTCGCCGAGAGCGCGGGCAGCTCGGCCGAACAGATCGAGGATCTGATCCGCGAGCTCGAAGAGGAGTCCAAGCGGATCGCACAGGCGACGCTGGCCATGCGCGACGACGTGCGCGGCGGCCGGCAGGACCTCGAAGCCATCTTCGTCGCGCTCGAGAAGGTGCAGGGCGCGGTCACCGAGGCGTCGAACCGCGCCGAGGACATCTTCCAGAAGGCGGGCAGCCAGGCGGCGGACTCCGAACGCATGGTCGGCGACGTCGAGCGCGTGGCGGCCGTCGTGGGCCAGAACGCCAAGGCGATGAACGAGATGCGCGGCGGGCTCGGCGCGCAGACGCGAACGATGGAGCAGATGGTGCGCGAGGCCGCGCGCCTCTCCGACATGTCGGTCCAGCTCGGCGAGGTCGCGCGCCGGTTCCGGACCCGGTAG
- a CDS encoding chemotaxis protein CheW — METTPWLRFEVSEQAYAIPLASVVEVTGAARPHLIPRIPLEIGGVLNVRGEPLPAVDGGTVLTGSKSKRHRHVLVLERGELRIGVLVGAVRRIERELAAEPPSDDAADPELVRWVIQDDTALGLVDPEGLIERATMLLTDQRKQPGGQEAWQTGF; from the coding sequence GTGGAAACGACTCCCTGGCTGCGCTTCGAGGTCTCCGAGCAGGCGTATGCGATTCCGCTGGCGTCGGTGGTCGAGGTGACGGGCGCCGCCCGGCCGCATCTGATTCCGCGCATCCCGCTCGAGATCGGCGGCGTGCTGAACGTTCGCGGCGAGCCGCTTCCCGCGGTCGACGGCGGGACGGTGCTCACCGGCTCGAAGTCGAAGCGTCACCGACACGTGTTGGTGCTCGAGCGCGGCGAGCTGCGCATCGGCGTCCTGGTCGGAGCCGTGCGCAGGATCGAGCGCGAGCTCGCGGCGGAGCCGCCTTCCGACGACGCGGCCGACCCCGAGCTGGTGCGCTGGGTGATTCAGGACGACACGGCTCTGGGGCTGGTCGACCCCGAGGGGCTGATCGAACGGGCGACGATGCTGCTCACGGATCAACGCAAGCAGCCTGGAGGACAGGAGGCATGGCAAACCGGGTTCTGA
- a CDS encoding response regulator, producing MANRVLIADDAAFMREMLRDILTDGGYEVVGEAADGNEAVSAFAKHLPDLLTLDIVMPRKSGLEALREIVAAHPGACVVMCSALGQEALVMEALEAGARDFIVKPFKPDHVLEVAQKALAKSDD from the coding sequence ATGGCAAACCGGGTTCTGATCGCGGACGACGCGGCATTCATGCGAGAGATGCTGCGCGACATACTCACGGACGGCGGCTACGAGGTCGTGGGCGAGGCGGCGGACGGAAACGAGGCCGTCTCGGCCTTCGCCAAGCATCTGCCCGACCTGCTCACGCTCGACATCGTGATGCCGCGAAAGAGCGGCCTGGAGGCGCTGCGCGAGATCGTCGCGGCGCACCCGGGCGCCTGCGTGGTGATGTGCAGTGCGCTGGGCCAGGAGGCGCTGGTGATGGAGGCGCTCGAGGCCGGCGCGCGGGACTTCATCGTGAAGCCGTTCAAGCCGGATCACGTGCTCGAGGTGGCGCAGA